Proteins encoded by one window of Brevibacterium atlanticum:
- a CDS encoding CDP-glycerol glycerophosphotransferase family protein — protein MELRNLFARSAIRVLGTARRTLKKATRTSARTPASGPVNSAGLASLDLVQAQNLLHIDLTPASPVVPSGLWVEHDEDLHRIGSLEEVDSDANDSGGAAVRTATIDLDSLIENLSDWTSPPPPSADGDETAGFVLRLYVEYADFDMDEMPSSALEASYDGTTVALVRLGRATSTRTENLAYRRVGYRDCYPLVNRNGHIAIEVDRPHRPFADVRNEGLTIRDGRLEIEGRVIARGTEYSDATLVVVGRTSGFRAAADVELAPNDELSERRFGLNYYRFSAALDFNDLVDEISDDNADLYLDLDPVLGDEPKRARIGKSRYLVRFGTTGSTVSSGDKTVSIIPYYTFKAKYPSLHLETFNASAFDYMHRLVANRRSWNPPKSSDRKPVWLIGELPYKAQDNGLQFFRYMRDEHPEVDAYYVIEPDSPERVNLDGYDNVIDFRSHDHIQVALAADKIIGTHHPDFLYPTREPQFERALRADKVFLQHGVTAAKWMVPNYGRYVRGFDVDLITVCSEREKEFFVKDFGYAPEQVAVTGFARFDALLADDVDVNPGQLMIMPTWRPWLQDPERFVESDYFQRWKSLLTGDRLRALVEKYDLTPIFCLHPNMQQFSSHFDGLGIRVVVQGEIDVQLLLKQSSMLVTDYSSVAFDFAFLHKPVVYYQFDDHRFAQPHADPVAEFPGPVVAEEARVLDAVESAYESGGAMAPDFRRRADRFLAHRDTSSRERIFEAIQNSTKPTVTMADRLQSETAQSVYRVARRNRYYLPVMKRLYKLMRLAPLDEQTIVFEAGQGKQYADSPRAIHEELIRQGDTRRKVWIYHKRLPVTDQHTTVVKRHSPAFFWHLATAKYWINNHNFPNYIHRRDQGVYIQTWHGTPLKRMFLDQDNFYGRDPGYVDRVKEASAQWNALVSPSPYATKAMRSSYGYTGEVYELGYPRNDILRGPDTVDIRAGVRRRLSIPRERTVVLYAPTFRDDRPTTRGRFAFQWPFDPQDFVERFGDDVTLLVRTHFLINTKLEIPEELKAHIIDVSGFPDINELFLVSDMLVTDYSSSFFDYSVLERPIIFFAYDLENYRDNLRGFYLDYETELPGPVAKTSAALFAEIDRASSVTEEDRERLRSFAKQYAPNDDGHAAARVIDQLL, from the coding sequence CAGAGTTCTGGGGACAGCCAGACGGACATTGAAGAAGGCGACGCGTACCTCAGCACGAACTCCCGCCTCCGGACCGGTGAACTCTGCCGGACTGGCTTCGCTCGACCTCGTTCAGGCCCAGAACCTGCTCCACATCGACCTCACACCAGCCTCACCCGTCGTCCCGAGCGGACTGTGGGTGGAGCATGACGAGGATCTGCACCGCATCGGCTCGCTAGAGGAGGTGGACTCCGACGCCAACGATAGCGGTGGCGCGGCCGTTCGAACGGCGACCATCGACCTCGATTCACTCATTGAGAACCTGTCCGACTGGACTTCGCCTCCACCGCCAAGTGCCGATGGTGATGAGACCGCCGGATTCGTCCTGCGGCTCTACGTCGAATATGCCGACTTCGACATGGACGAGATGCCGAGTTCCGCGCTCGAGGCCTCATACGACGGCACGACTGTCGCTTTGGTCCGGCTCGGACGAGCCACAAGCACTCGCACTGAGAATCTCGCCTACCGCCGAGTCGGTTACCGCGATTGCTATCCGCTGGTCAACCGCAATGGTCACATCGCCATCGAGGTGGATCGTCCTCACCGCCCCTTTGCCGACGTTCGGAATGAGGGGCTGACGATCCGTGACGGCAGGCTTGAAATCGAGGGCCGGGTCATCGCACGGGGAACCGAATACTCAGACGCAACACTCGTCGTGGTGGGCCGAACCTCGGGATTCCGTGCCGCTGCCGACGTCGAACTCGCTCCCAATGACGAGCTGTCGGAACGACGCTTTGGACTCAACTACTACAGGTTCTCCGCAGCTCTCGACTTCAACGACCTCGTCGACGAGATCAGCGACGACAATGCCGACCTGTACCTCGACCTCGACCCGGTCCTCGGCGATGAGCCCAAGCGCGCCCGAATCGGGAAGAGCCGTTATCTGGTCCGCTTCGGCACCACCGGCAGCACAGTATCCTCCGGCGACAAGACCGTTTCCATCATTCCGTACTACACGTTCAAGGCGAAGTATCCGTCACTCCACCTCGAGACTTTCAACGCCTCTGCCTTTGACTATATGCATCGCCTGGTGGCAAACCGGCGGTCCTGGAATCCTCCGAAGTCGTCTGATCGCAAACCCGTCTGGCTGATCGGCGAACTACCGTATAAGGCGCAGGACAACGGGCTCCAGTTCTTCCGATACATGAGAGATGAACATCCCGAAGTCGATGCCTACTATGTCATCGAGCCGGACTCCCCCGAACGAGTCAATCTCGACGGCTACGACAACGTCATCGACTTCCGTTCACATGACCATATCCAAGTGGCGCTTGCCGCAGACAAGATCATCGGGACCCACCACCCCGACTTCCTCTACCCGACGAGGGAGCCACAATTCGAGAGAGCGCTGCGGGCCGATAAGGTCTTTCTGCAGCACGGAGTCACCGCCGCCAAGTGGATGGTGCCCAACTACGGACGATACGTTCGTGGGTTCGACGTCGATCTCATCACCGTCTGCTCCGAACGAGAGAAGGAATTCTTCGTCAAGGACTTCGGCTATGCCCCTGAGCAGGTCGCAGTGACCGGCTTTGCCCGGTTCGATGCACTATTGGCAGACGACGTCGACGTCAATCCCGGCCAGCTGATGATCATGCCGACCTGGCGTCCGTGGCTGCAGGACCCAGAGCGTTTCGTCGAGTCCGACTATTTTCAGAGATGGAAGTCCCTGCTCACCGGTGACCGATTGCGCGCCCTGGTCGAAAAGTACGATCTCACACCGATCTTCTGTCTGCACCCGAACATGCAGCAATTCAGTTCGCACTTCGATGGCCTCGGCATCCGAGTCGTCGTCCAAGGCGAGATCGACGTCCAGCTGTTGCTCAAACAGAGCTCTATGCTCGTCACCGACTATTCGAGCGTCGCATTCGACTTCGCATTCCTTCACAAACCCGTCGTCTATTACCAATTCGACGACCACCGCTTCGCCCAACCGCATGCGGACCCGGTGGCAGAATTCCCCGGACCTGTTGTCGCCGAAGAGGCTCGGGTCCTCGACGCGGTCGAGAGTGCGTATGAGTCTGGTGGGGCAATGGCTCCCGATTTCCGCAGGCGCGCCGACAGGTTCTTGGCTCACAGAGACACCTCCAGCCGAGAGCGCATCTTCGAAGCGATTCAGAACTCGACGAAACCTACCGTCACCATGGCCGATCGGCTCCAAAGCGAAACGGCACAGTCGGTCTACCGGGTCGCGCGGAGAAACAGGTACTACCTGCCGGTGATGAAGCGACTCTACAAGCTGATGCGTCTGGCTCCGCTCGATGAGCAGACGATCGTCTTCGAGGCCGGGCAGGGGAAGCAGTACGCCGACAGTCCTCGGGCAATCCACGAGGAACTCATCCGACAGGGCGACACCCGACGAAAGGTGTGGATCTACCATAAGCGACTTCCCGTGACCGACCAGCACACAACGGTGGTCAAGCGTCACTCCCCCGCCTTCTTCTGGCATCTCGCGACGGCGAAGTACTGGATCAACAACCACAACTTCCCCAACTACATTCACCGCAGGGATCAGGGCGTGTACATCCAGACCTGGCATGGGACACCGCTGAAGCGGATGTTCCTCGACCAGGACAATTTCTACGGCCGCGATCCCGGGTATGTCGACCGTGTCAAAGAAGCATCGGCACAGTGGAATGCCTTGGTGTCTCCGTCGCCCTACGCCACAAAGGCAATGCGATCGTCCTATGGATACACTGGCGAGGTCTATGAGCTGGGGTACCCGAGAAACGATATCTTGAGAGGTCCGGACACGGTTGACATCAGGGCCGGCGTCCGCAGGCGTCTCTCAATACCCCGAGAGCGCACCGTCGTACTCTATGCGCCGACCTTCCGCGATGACCGGCCCACAACCCGAGGCCGCTTCGCATTCCAGTGGCCCTTCGATCCGCAGGACTTCGTGGAACGATTCGGCGACGACGTCACCCTCCTCGTTCGCACCCACTTCCTCATCAATACGAAGCTCGAAATACCGGAGGAGCTGAAGGCCCACATCATCGATGTCAGCGGATTCCCCGACATCAATGAGCTCTTCCTGGTCAGCGACATGCTGGTCACCGACTACTCCTCGTCGTTCTTCGACTATTCGGTCCTCGAGCGTCCCATCATCTTCTTTGCCTATGATCTCGAGAACTACCGGGACAACCTGCGCGGTTTCTATCTCGACTACGAAACGGAGCTGCCTGGACCGGTGGCCAAAACATCGGCAGCGCTGTTCGCCGAAATCGACAGAGCATCCTCGGTGACGGAAGAGGACAGAGAACGACTGCGATCGTTTGCGAAACAGTACGCCCCCAATGATGACGGACACGCGGCAGCGCGAGTCATCGATCAACTTCTGTAG
- a CDS encoding glycosyltransferase yields the protein MAQIASHSTESITIDPATLPDFDGKPEIKELDDSGKTLRSDRFREDGSRFFSYRLGSENEAKSVAIFDARGRAIAQWNEQHELYFAWFDWLIGSEQAIIINDGPPLARYLHKYQRENVVLVQTIHSKHSADPTKRSERLGWTYTPALKNVDRFDLFAVLTQSQHSDLTDLNFVVDNAAVLPNMTAATPMRRIKPRTPGTGVMLARTTFLKRIDHAITAVHRARQSGTDATLDIYGVADEAQESLEALVEDLDTNGAIALRGFDPRAKQKFEKASFTLLTSEYEGQPLVLLESMAAGCIPISYNIKYGPADIITDGVDGFLVPDGDIDAMARRIKDIHTMDDQKLMQMRQAAIRRVSDFSPEKITQLWGAALTRAVANKQRPAEIDGNARLSSISVTGRVLSLQVILIGDALYSPDWALLTWTERKGGRFGRLPARLEQINGETHVVTTAHADDFAAVDHGHIDFWVDLRVAGHPCRLRIKGADDVEPHRLGHLELYPTRFGSLSIRFPTVSQEGEK from the coding sequence TTGGCGCAGATCGCGTCTCACTCGACGGAGTCAATCACCATCGATCCCGCCACGCTTCCCGACTTCGACGGAAAGCCAGAGATCAAGGAACTGGACGATTCGGGGAAGACCTTGCGTTCCGATCGGTTTCGAGAAGACGGCTCACGGTTCTTCAGCTACCGCCTCGGCAGCGAAAACGAGGCGAAGAGTGTCGCTATCTTCGACGCTCGCGGTCGAGCTATCGCCCAATGGAACGAGCAGCACGAACTCTATTTCGCATGGTTCGACTGGCTCATCGGCTCGGAGCAGGCGATCATCATCAACGACGGCCCGCCGCTGGCTCGGTATCTGCACAAGTACCAGAGGGAGAACGTCGTCCTGGTGCAGACTATCCACAGTAAGCATTCCGCTGACCCGACCAAGCGCTCCGAGAGGCTGGGATGGACGTATACGCCCGCGCTGAAGAATGTCGATCGCTTCGATCTCTTTGCCGTACTCACTCAGTCACAGCACTCTGACCTCACCGATCTGAACTTTGTCGTGGACAATGCGGCCGTTCTTCCGAACATGACCGCTGCGACACCGATGCGCCGCATCAAGCCACGGACACCGGGCACGGGCGTGATGCTTGCGCGGACCACGTTCCTCAAACGCATCGACCACGCCATCACCGCTGTGCACAGAGCGAGACAGTCGGGCACGGACGCTACCCTCGATATCTACGGAGTAGCGGATGAAGCGCAGGAGTCATTGGAGGCGCTCGTCGAGGATTTGGACACCAACGGCGCCATTGCGCTCAGGGGGTTCGACCCGCGTGCCAAGCAGAAGTTCGAGAAGGCATCGTTCACACTGCTCACCAGCGAATACGAGGGCCAACCGTTGGTCCTTCTGGAGAGCATGGCTGCCGGGTGCATTCCCATCTCCTACAACATCAAGTACGGTCCCGCAGACATCATCACCGATGGCGTTGACGGGTTCCTCGTGCCCGACGGTGATATCGATGCCATGGCCCGCCGAATCAAAGACATCCATACCATGGACGATCAGAAACTGATGCAGATGAGGCAGGCCGCGATTCGGCGCGTCAGTGACTTCTCTCCGGAAAAGATCACCCAACTGTGGGGTGCGGCTCTGACTCGTGCAGTGGCGAACAAGCAACGTCCGGCCGAAATCGACGGGAATGCGCGCCTGTCAAGTATCAGCGTCACAGGCAGAGTGTTATCTCTCCAGGTCATTCTCATTGGAGACGCTCTGTACAGTCCGGACTGGGCTCTGCTGACATGGACTGAACGAAAGGGCGGACGATTCGGTCGATTGCCTGCCCGACTTGAGCAGATCAACGGCGAGACCCACGTCGTCACCACGGCACACGCGGATGACTTCGCGGCAGTCGATCATGGTCACATCGATTTCTGGGTCGATCTCAGAGTCGCTGGCCATCCTTGCAGACTCCGCATCAAGGGAGCCGACGACGTCGAGCCTCATCGGTTGGGACATTTGGAGTTGTACCCAACAAGATTCGGGAGCCTCAGCATTCGGTTCCCCACGGTCTCTCAAGAA